The following proteins are encoded in a genomic region of Prionailurus viverrinus isolate Anna chromosome E3, UM_Priviv_1.0, whole genome shotgun sequence:
- the LOC125154091 gene encoding olfactory receptor 2AE1, giving the protein MWQRNQTSLADFILEGLFDDSLTHLFLFSLTIVVFLIAVSGNMLTILLICADARLHTPMYFLLSQLSLMDLMHVSTTIPKMATNYLSGKKTISFVGCATQHFLYLSLGGAECLLLALMSYDRYVAICHPLRYTVLMNRKVGLMMVVMSWLGASINSLIHTVILMHLPFCGSRKIHHFYCEFPAILKLVCGDITVYETIVYIISIVLLLLPTLFISTSYAFILHSVIQMRSAGSKRNAFATCSSHLIVVSFWFGACIFSYMRPRSQRTPLQDKVGSVFYSIITPTLNPLIYTLRNKDVAKALRGVMGREILIQRWQLQLS; this is encoded by the coding sequence ATGTGGCAGAGGAATCAGACCTCTCTGGCAGACTTCATCCTTGAAGGGCTCTTTGATGACTCTCTCacccatcttttccttttctctttaaccATAGTGGTCTTCCTTATTGCGGTGAGTGGCAACATGCTCACTATTCTCCTCATCTGTGCTGATGCTCGGCTTCATACACCCATGTACTTCCTGCTCAGCCAGCTCTCCCTCATGGATCTGATGCATGTCTCCACAACCATCCCCAAGATGGCTACCAACTACCTATCTGGCAAGAAGACCATCTCCTTTGTGGGCTGTGCAACCCAGCACTTCCTGTATTTGTCTCTGGGTGGTGCTGAGTGTCTTCTCTTAGCTCTCATGTCTTATGACCGCTATGTTGCCATCTGTCATCCACTTCGCTATACTGTTCTAATGAACAGAAAGGTGGGACTGATGATGGTGGTCATGTCGTGGTTGGGAGCATCCATAAACTCTCTAATTCACACAGTGATCTTGATGCACTTGCCTTTCTGTGGGTCTCGAAAAATCCACCACTTCTATTGTGAGTTTCCAGCTATTTTGAAGTTGGTGTGTGGAGACATCACTGTATATGAGACCATAGTGTACATCATCAGCATtgtgcttctcctcctccccaccctcttcaTTTCTACATCGTATGCCTTCATTCTCCACAGTGTCATTCAGATGCGTTCAGCTGGGAGTAAGAGAAATGCTTTTGCCACTTGTAGCTCTCACCTCATTGTGGTTTCCTTTTGGTTTGGTGCCTGCATCTTCTCATATATGAGGCCCAGATCCCAGAGAACTCCACTGCAAGACAAAGTTGGTTCTGTGTTCTATAGCATCATTACTCCTACCCTGAATCCTTTGATTTATACTCTCCGGAATAAGGATGTAGCCAAGGCTCTGAGAGGAGTGATGGGGAGGGAGATTCTCATTCAGAGATGGCAATTGCAGTTATCCTGA